Below is a genomic region from Xylophilus sp. GW821-FHT01B05.
GCATCGGTGTGAAGGCGACGGTGGCGGCGCGCCCGATCGCGCTGCACAGCGCAGCCATCAACGCAGCCGACACCGACTTCTACCTGTTCGGCTGGGGCGTGCCCACGTTTGATTCGGCCTACGTGTTTGATTACCTGGTGCACACGCGCGGCAAGGACGGCCGTGGCCCGACCAATGCCACGCGCTACAGCAACCCGGCGCTGGACGCGAAGATCGTCGGCCTGTCTTCCGAGAGCGACAAGGCCAAGCGCGACAAGGCCATCCACGACATCTGGGCCACGGTGCAGAAAGAGCGCATCTACATCCCGCTGCACAACCAGGTGCTGGACTACGCCATGGCGCGCAAGCTCGACATTCCGGTGGACCCGATGAACTACACCTTCTTCAAGAACGTCACGGTCGGCAACAAGTAAGACGGGGGCTCGGTTCGCATGTTTGCCCATCTTTTGCGCCGCCTGGGCCAGTCCGTGCTGGTGCTGCTGGCGGTGTCGCTGGTGTCCTTCATGGTGTTTCGCCATATCGGAGACCCGACCATCAGCCTGCTGGGCGAAGACGCCTCGCTGGAAGACCGCCAGGCGCTGGTGAGCCGGCTTGGCTTTGACCAGCCGGTGCCGGTGCAGTACCTGCACTACGTGGGCAATGTGCTGCACGGGGACTTCGGCATCTCCTACCGCTTGAAGCGGCCGGTGACCGAAGTCCTGGCCGAGCGCCTGCCCGCCACGCTGGAGCTGGCGCTGGTGGCGTCTTTGGTGGCGGTGCTGGGCGGCGTGGCGCTGGGCGTGTACACCGCGATCCGGCGCGACGGCTTGCTCAGCCGCGCGCTCATGACGGTGTCGTTGATTGGGATCTCGCTGCCCACCTTTTTGATCGGCATCGGCCTGATCTACCTGTTTGCGGTGGAGCTGCGCTGGCTGCCGTCCTTTGGCCGTGGCGACACGGTCAAGATCGGCGGCTGGACGACAGGGCTGCTCACCGCATCAGGCTGGGCATCGCTGGTGCTGCCGGTGTGCACGCTGGCGCTGTTCAAGCTCACGCTGATCATGCGGCTGGTGCGCGCCGAGATGC
It encodes:
- a CDS encoding ABC transporter permease, which gives rise to MFAHLLRRLGQSVLVLLAVSLVSFMVFRHIGDPTISLLGEDASLEDRQALVSRLGFDQPVPVQYLHYVGNVLHGDFGISYRLKRPVTEVLAERLPATLELALVASLVAVLGGVALGVYTAIRRDGLLSRALMTVSLIGISLPTFLIGIGLIYLFAVELRWLPSFGRGDTVKIGGWTTGLLTASGWASLVLPVCTLALFKLTLIMRLVRAEMLETLRTDYVRFARARGLPERRIHYGHALRNTLIPVVTITGLQIGSLIAFAIVTETVFQWPGVGLLFISSIQAVDVPIIAAYLLLIAVLYVCINFVVDLVYLLVDPRLRRA